The following are from one region of the Synechococcus sp. CBW1108 genome:
- a CDS encoding GNAT family N-acetyltransferase: protein MASAELLTSLYGERHRLCPTPNPQLSLVLSCDRAIDLIELEQLCDAVGWSRRPLRRVRKALEHSLLRVGLWRHDPRLPKLVGFARCTGDGIVEATVWDVAVHPLYQGGGLGKQLMVYVLDQLRAMEVDRVSLFADPEVVKFYAAQGWELEPQQRRCAFWYAP, encoded by the coding sequence GTGGCCTCCGCCGAGCTCCTCACCAGCCTCTACGGGGAACGGCACCGGCTTTGCCCGACGCCCAATCCCCAGCTCAGCCTGGTGCTCAGCTGCGACCGGGCCATCGACCTGATCGAACTCGAGCAGCTCTGCGATGCGGTGGGCTGGAGCCGCCGGCCCCTGCGCCGGGTGCGCAAGGCACTGGAGCACAGCCTGCTGCGGGTGGGCCTGTGGCGCCACGACCCACGCCTGCCCAAGCTGGTGGGCTTCGCCCGCTGCACCGGCGACGGCATTGTGGAGGCCACCGTCTGGGATGTGGCAGTCCATCCCCTTTACCAGGGGGGGGGACTGGGCAAACAGCTGATGGTCTACGTGCTCGACCAACTGCGGGCCATGGAGGTGGATCGGGTGAGCCTGTTCGCCGACCCCGAAGTGGTGAAGTTCTACGCAGCCCAGGGCTGGGAGCTCGAACCCCAACAGCGGCGCTGCGCCTTCTGGTATGCGCCCTAG
- a CDS encoding trypsin-like peptidase domain-containing protein, translated as MPPLSPRCRAALLAPAALLLVGCGQGLPGLPGRSSAQTPISDAAPSPPLQQGSTLIVDAVAKVGPAVVRIDTVKRMVNPLGGLFGRGPTIEQQQGQGSGFITRSDGVLLTNAHVVEGASEVTVTLPDGRSFNGKVLGSDPLTDVAVVKVVASKLPVAPLGDSTRVRPGEVAIAIGNPLGLDNTVTAGIISAIQRTNAVGEGQRVPYIQTDAAVNPGNSGGPLINDRGQVIGINTAIRQAPGAGLSFAIPINVARQIAAQILERGSASHPYIGVRLQALTPQLAREINASTDECRLPEVNGVVVVEVMAGSPAASGGLKPCDLIEQVGGKAVRNPSEVQLAVDQGKVGHPLAVALRRGEQRLNLELKPKELPHRG; from the coding sequence ATGCCACCCCTTTCCCCCCGCTGCCGAGCAGCGCTGCTCGCCCCCGCCGCGTTGCTGTTGGTGGGATGCGGCCAGGGGCTGCCCGGCCTGCCAGGTCGCTCCAGCGCCCAGACCCCCATCAGTGACGCGGCCCCCAGCCCGCCCCTGCAGCAGGGCAGCACCCTGATCGTGGATGCGGTGGCCAAGGTGGGCCCAGCGGTGGTGCGGATCGACACCGTCAAGCGGATGGTGAACCCCCTGGGCGGTCTATTTGGGCGGGGCCCCACGATTGAGCAACAGCAGGGCCAGGGATCGGGCTTCATCACCCGCTCAGACGGGGTGCTGCTGACCAATGCCCATGTGGTGGAGGGGGCCAGCGAGGTGACCGTGACCCTGCCCGATGGCCGCAGCTTCAACGGCAAGGTGCTCGGCAGTGATCCCCTTACCGATGTGGCCGTGGTCAAAGTGGTGGCCTCGAAACTGCCGGTGGCCCCCCTGGGGGATTCCACCAGGGTGCGCCCTGGCGAAGTGGCGATCGCCATCGGCAATCCCCTCGGCCTGGACAACACGGTTACCGCTGGGATCATCAGTGCCATCCAGCGCACCAATGCGGTGGGTGAGGGCCAGCGGGTGCCCTACATCCAAACCGACGCCGCCGTGAATCCAGGCAACAGCGGCGGCCCGCTGATCAATGATCGCGGCCAGGTAATCGGCATCAACACCGCAATCCGCCAGGCACCGGGGGCGGGCCTCAGTTTTGCGATCCCGATCAATGTGGCCCGCCAGATCGCCGCCCAGATCCTGGAGCGCGGTTCGGCCAGCCATCCCTACATCGGCGTTCGCCTGCAGGCCCTCACTCCCCAACTTGCCCGGGAGATCAACGCCAGCACAGATGAATGCCGCCTGCCGGAGGTGAACGGGGTGGTGGTGGTCGAGGTGATGGCGGGCAGCCCCGCCGCCAGCGGTGGTCTCAAGCCCTGCGACCTGATCGAGCAGGTTGGTGGCAAGGCGGTGCGGAACCCCTCCGAGGTGCAGCTGGCGGTGGACCAGGGCAAGGTGGGCCACCCCCTGGCTGTGGCGCTGCGGCGCGGAGAGCAGCGCCTCAACCTGGAGCTCAAGCCCAAGGAACTGCCGCACCGCGGTTGA
- a CDS encoding ABC transporter ATP-binding protein: protein MARLDRQRLARLLPYLGRDRRRLGLTLLLLIPVAFAAAVQPMLVGQAISVLRREPTLGWLDGMPVAAALRLLVLLLLLAVMLRLGLQGIQTFNVQAVGQRLTARIRNDLFAHAMALSLRFHDRTPVGKLLTRLTSDVDALAEVFGSGAVGVLADLVTLLVIAVTMISIEWRLGLLLLVSQVPVVFGILWLQGRYRKANYRVREELSQLNADLQENLQGLEVVQMFRREATNSARFAQVTNAYREAVTGTILYESSISALIEWVALSAIAVVLALGGWMVLGSTMGLGTLTTFILYSQRLFDPLRQLAERFTQIQGGLTAVERIGELLEQPIEIADLPASDRTAAAICSGGERASAGEVIFEQVSFSYRPDDPILSDLSFRIAPGEHVALVGPTGSGKTTVIRLLCRLYEPQQGRILLDGIDIRQLPIPTLRQRLGVVLQDTFLFSGNVADNMRLDAPISSDQLQGLCAELGLDPLLRRLPDGLATELRERGGNLSSGERQLLSVARVAIRDPSVLVMDEATAFMDPSTEATLQRDLDKLLHGRTAIVIAHRLATVEASDRILVLRKGHLIEQGTHSQLRQQGGVYAQLADLQERGLAAL from the coding sequence ATGGCCCGCCTCGACCGGCAACGCTTAGCCCGCCTGCTGCCCTACCTGGGCAGGGACCGCCGCCGCCTCGGCCTCACCCTGCTGCTGCTGATCCCGGTGGCCTTCGCCGCGGCTGTGCAACCCATGCTGGTGGGCCAGGCGATCTCGGTGCTGCGGCGCGAGCCGACCCTGGGCTGGCTCGACGGCATGCCCGTGGCCGCCGCCCTGCGCTTGCTGGTGCTGCTGCTGCTGCTGGCCGTAATGCTGCGGCTTGGACTGCAGGGCATCCAGACCTTCAACGTCCAGGCCGTCGGCCAACGGCTCACCGCCCGCATCCGCAACGACCTCTTCGCCCATGCGATGGCCCTGTCGCTGCGCTTCCATGACCGCACCCCCGTGGGCAAGCTGCTCACCCGGCTGACCAGCGATGTCGATGCCCTGGCCGAGGTCTTCGGCAGTGGGGCCGTGGGGGTGCTGGCCGACCTGGTGACCCTGCTGGTGATCGCGGTCACAATGATCTCGATCGAGTGGCGCCTGGGCCTGCTGCTGCTGGTGAGCCAGGTGCCGGTGGTGTTCGGCATCCTCTGGCTGCAGGGGCGCTATCGCAAGGCCAACTACCGGGTGAGGGAAGAACTCAGCCAGCTCAACGCCGACCTCCAGGAGAACCTCCAGGGGCTGGAGGTGGTGCAGATGTTCCGGCGCGAGGCTACAAACAGTGCCCGCTTCGCCCAAGTAACCAATGCCTACCGGGAGGCCGTGACCGGCACGATCCTCTACGAAAGCTCGATCTCGGCCTTGATCGAGTGGGTTGCCCTCAGCGCCATCGCCGTGGTGCTGGCCCTAGGCGGCTGGATGGTGCTCGGCAGCACCATGGGGCTCGGCACCCTCACCACCTTCATCCTCTATTCCCAGCGGCTATTCGACCCACTGCGCCAACTGGCTGAACGCTTCACCCAGATCCAGGGCGGCCTCACCGCCGTTGAGCGCATCGGCGAACTGCTCGAGCAGCCGATCGAAATCGCAGACCTGCCCGCCAGTGATCGCACAGCCGCCGCCATCTGCAGCGGCGGCGAGCGAGCCAGCGCCGGCGAGGTGATTTTTGAGCAGGTCAGTTTCTCCTACCGCCCGGACGACCCGATCCTCAGCGACCTCTCCTTCCGCATCGCCCCGGGCGAGCACGTGGCCCTGGTCGGGCCGACCGGCTCTGGCAAAACCACCGTGATCCGTCTGCTCTGCCGGCTCTATGAACCCCAGCAGGGGCGCATCCTGCTGGATGGCATCGACATCCGCCAACTGCCCATTCCCACCCTGCGGCAACGCCTGGGCGTGGTGCTGCAGGACACCTTCCTGTTCAGCGGCAACGTGGCCGACAACATGCGCCTCGATGCGCCGATCAGCAGCGACCAGCTGCAAGGGCTCTGCGCCGAGCTGGGCCTCGATCCCCTGCTGCGCCGCCTGCCCGATGGCCTGGCCACCGAGCTGCGGGAGCGGGGCGGCAACCTCTCCTCCGGCGAGCGCCAGTTGCTCTCAGTGGCGCGGGTGGCAATCCGCGATCCGTCGGTGCTGGTGATGGATGAGGCCACCGCCTTCATGGATCCCTCCACCGAAGCCACCCTGCAACGCGACCTCGACAAGCTGCTGCACGGCCGCACCGCGATCGTGATTGCCCACCGCCTGGCAACGGTGGAGGCCTCCGACCGCATCCTGGTGTTGCGCAAGGGTCACCTGATCGAGCAGGGCACCCACAGCCAGCTGCGTCAGCAGGGGGGTGTCTACGCCCAGCTGGCCGACCTGCAGGAGCGGGGGCTGGCGGCCCTCTGA
- a CDS encoding TIGR04282 family arsenosugar biosynthesis glycosyltransferase: MSRSDASQLVVLARWSAPGRCKRRLASSLGAEAAARIQARLTGHTLAVARQLTRQLGIELVLAVDGLSPRAARRLGDQLGVGRIVLQGGGGLGVRMQRQFQRAATERARRVVLIGSDLPQLERADLASAFAALDHQQAVLGPACDGGYWLIGLRRPEPALMEGIAWGSEQVLEQTLAALARRGLEPALLPRRRDLDRGEDLGPWR, encoded by the coding sequence TTGAGCCGCTCGGATGCAAGCCAGCTGGTGGTGCTGGCCCGCTGGTCGGCTCCGGGGCGCTGCAAGCGGCGGTTGGCCTCCAGCCTCGGGGCGGAGGCGGCGGCACGGATCCAGGCCCGGCTCACCGGCCACACCCTGGCGGTGGCCCGCCAGCTGACCCGCCAGCTGGGCATTGAGCTGGTGCTGGCGGTCGATGGGCTCTCCCCCCGGGCCGCCAGGCGCCTGGGCGACCAGCTTGGGGTGGGCCGCATCGTGCTGCAGGGGGGAGGGGGGCTCGGGGTGCGCATGCAGCGCCAGTTCCAGCGGGCGGCCACCGAACGGGCCAGGCGGGTGGTGTTGATCGGCAGTGACCTGCCCCAGCTGGAGCGGGCCGATCTGGCCTCGGCCTTTGCCGCGTTGGATCACCAGCAAGCGGTGCTCGGCCCCGCCTGTGACGGGGGCTACTGGCTGATCGGTTTGCGCAGGCCCGAGCCGGCCCTGATGGAGGGGATTGCCTGGGGCAGCGAGCAGGTGCTGGAGCAAACCCTCGCCGCCCTGGCGCGCAGGGGTCTGGAGCCGGCCCTGCTGCCTCGGCGCAGGGACCTGGATAGGGGGGAGGACCTGGGGCCATGGCGCTGA
- a CDS encoding TIGR04283 family arsenosugar biosynthesis glycosyltransferase, giving the protein MALSPAGISVVIAARNEAARLPLLLADLATAPQLVAEVLVVDGASGDGTPRLAALAGARVLACSPGRGGQLALGVSRSSGAWLLLLHADARLGAGWQAALATALGRAPAAWYFNLAIDAPSPALRLVELGVALRSRWRQLPYGDQGLLLPRSLLALAGGVAPIPLMEDLELVQRLRQYTRLRSLGATLRVDGRRWRSLGIWQTTLANARLRRAWRRGSSAEQLAAAYYGIEQTRRHGSCFLAPSPGPASDPSRSEPAGAAHEAGSAACRPHVRHHPYP; this is encoded by the coding sequence ATGGCGCTGAGCCCGGCTGGGATTTCGGTGGTGATCGCGGCCCGCAATGAGGCGGCGCGGCTGCCGCTGCTGCTGGCCGATCTGGCGACGGCGCCCCAGCTGGTGGCCGAGGTGCTGGTGGTGGATGGGGCCAGTGGCGATGGCACACCTCGGCTGGCGGCCTTGGCGGGCGCACGGGTGCTGGCCTGCAGCCCGGGCCGGGGTGGGCAGCTGGCCCTAGGGGTATCCCGCAGCAGTGGGGCCTGGCTGCTGCTGCTCCACGCCGATGCCCGCCTGGGGGCCGGCTGGCAGGCAGCCCTGGCCACCGCCCTGGGGCGCGCGCCGGCGGCCTGGTATTTCAACCTGGCGATCGACGCCCCCAGCCCCGCCCTGCGGCTGGTGGAGCTGGGGGTGGCGCTGCGCAGCCGCTGGCGCCAGCTTCCCTATGGCGACCAGGGGTTGCTGCTGCCCCGCAGCCTGCTGGCCCTCGCCGGGGGTGTGGCACCCATCCCCCTGATGGAAGACCTGGAACTGGTGCAGCGCCTGCGCCAGTACACCCGCCTGCGCTCCCTGGGGGCAACGCTGCGGGTGGATGGGCGCCGCTGGCGGTCCCTGGGCATTTGGCAGACCACCCTGGCCAATGCCCGCCTGCGGCGTGCCTGGCGGCGGGGCTCCAGCGCCGAGCAGCTGGCTGCGGCCTATTACGGCATCGAGCAGACTCGCCGCCATGGTTCCTGCTTCCTTGCCCCCTCGCCTGGCCCGGCGTCAGATCCCTCGCGTTCTGAGCCAGCTGGTGCTGCGCATGAAGCTGGATCTGCTGCTTGTCGCCCTCACGTGCGCCATCACCCTTACCCTTGA
- a CDS encoding bestrophin family ion channel, with protein sequence MPPRLARRQIPRVLSQLVLRMKLDLLLVALTCAITLTLEPQGLIKRIDIIDVGGLAIMGTAVSILLAFRNTQAISRWWEARTLWGAVTNVSRHWRDCLHTLLCSDSVWRGEENRLVALQVLQVWLLNFELRGYWRQDAREAVNRLCASLGLPAETTLNHSYRARAAAIGRLRQRRAISPWGRDVLLRCAESFTDAVGGLEKVRNTPLPPVYDVFIRLISWLFGYAIFLDFSSNHSAITGILLFLAFLVAERVGAYVEGPFDRDGSSFSLPLDLICSRISSDLLGPDHPLARLPLSQDPSLWT encoded by the coding sequence TTGCCCCCTCGCCTGGCCCGGCGTCAGATCCCTCGCGTTCTGAGCCAGCTGGTGCTGCGCATGAAGCTGGATCTGCTGCTTGTCGCCCTCACGTGCGCCATCACCCTTACCCTTGAACCGCAGGGGTTGATCAAGCGGATCGACATCATCGATGTGGGAGGGTTGGCAATCATGGGCACGGCCGTATCCATCCTGCTGGCCTTCCGCAATACCCAGGCGATCAGCCGCTGGTGGGAGGCCCGCACCCTCTGGGGAGCAGTTACCAATGTGAGCCGTCACTGGCGCGATTGTCTGCACACCCTGCTCTGCAGTGACAGTGTCTGGCGGGGAGAGGAAAACCGTCTGGTGGCACTGCAGGTGTTGCAGGTTTGGCTGCTGAATTTTGAGCTGCGTGGCTATTGGCGCCAGGATGCCCGCGAAGCGGTTAACCGCCTCTGCGCAAGCCTTGGTTTGCCAGCGGAGACCACCCTGAATCATTCCTACCGAGCTCGGGCTGCTGCCATCGGCCGCCTGCGCCAGCGGCGGGCCATCAGCCCCTGGGGCCGGGATGTGCTGCTGCGCTGCGCCGAATCCTTCACCGATGCAGTTGGGGGTTTGGAGAAGGTTCGCAATACACCACTGCCTCCGGTTTATGATGTCTTCATCAGGCTGATTAGTTGGCTATTTGGTTATGCCATCTTTCTGGATTTCAGCTCCAACCACTCGGCGATTACGGGAATTCTGTTGTTCCTTGCCTTTTTGGTAGCTGAACGCGTCGGTGCCTACGTGGAGGGACCATTTGATCGTGACGGCAGCAGTTTCAGCTTGCCGTTGGACCTGATCTGCTCTCGTATCAGCTCCGATCTGCTGGGCCCTGACCATCCCTTGGCCCGCCTGCCGCTCTCCCAGGATCCCAGCCTCTGGACCTAG
- the gloB gene encoding hydroxyacylglutathione hydrolase, with the protein MQQLSVELVPLLRDNYVFVLHRQGLAAVVDPALAEPVIAALERQGLELVAILHTHHHSDHIGGTPGLLARWPGAAVLASREDRARIPLQTRGVTGDDRFELLGETVQVIDVPGHTRAHIAYYLPASGHLFCGDTMFAGGCGRLFEGSAAQMRASLQRLAELPPATQVWCAHEYTEANLRWAAATVDAEDGAAGPIRERLAAVISTRARGAATIPSTVGMERATNLFVRATSPEQLAVLRRSKDHWQG; encoded by the coding sequence ATGCAGCAACTCAGCGTTGAACTGGTTCCGCTCCTGCGGGATAACTACGTCTTTGTGTTGCACCGCCAGGGCCTGGCGGCGGTGGTGGATCCGGCCCTTGCCGAGCCGGTGATCGCGGCGCTGGAGCGGCAGGGGCTGGAGCTGGTGGCGATCCTGCACACCCACCACCACAGCGACCACATCGGTGGTACGCCGGGCCTGCTGGCCCGTTGGCCCGGTGCCGCGGTGCTGGCCAGCCGCGAGGACCGGGCGCGCATTCCCCTGCAAACCAGGGGCGTTACCGGTGACGATCGCTTTGAGCTGCTGGGGGAGACGGTGCAGGTGATCGATGTGCCGGGCCACACCCGCGCCCACATCGCCTACTACCTGCCGGCTTCGGGGCACCTCTTCTGTGGCGACACGATGTTTGCCGGGGGCTGCGGACGCCTGTTTGAGGGCAGTGCGGCCCAGATGCGGGCTTCGCTGCAGCGGCTGGCCGAGCTGCCTCCTGCCACCCAGGTGTGGTGCGCCCACGAATACACCGAGGCAAACCTGCGCTGGGCTGCCGCCACCGTGGATGCCGAGGATGGCGCCGCTGGGCCGATTCGGGAGCGACTCGCGGCTGTGATCTCCACCCGCGCCCGGGGTGCCGCCACGATTCCCAGCACGGTTGGGATGGAGCGGGCCACCAACCTGTTTGTGCGTGCGACGAGTCCGGAGCAGCTGGCGGTGCTGCGCCGCAGTAAGGACCATTGGCAGGGCTAG
- the hisG gene encoding ATP phosphoribosyltransferase, whose translation MITVALAKGALLKDSVARFAAAGFDFSALLDPDNRQLMVPSACGQARALLVRNADVPVYVAYGQAQLGVVGYDVIREHQLPVAQLLDLGFGSCRMSVAVKASSGYRRATDLPAHCRVASKFTGCAQAFFNALDLPVELIHLAGSVELGPITGMSEAIVDLVATGRTLEENGLVAIEDLFLSTARLVGHPLALRLDDGSLQRTVDRLGVAVPQRGR comes from the coding sequence ATGATCACCGTCGCCCTGGCCAAAGGCGCGCTCCTGAAGGATTCGGTGGCCCGCTTCGCCGCCGCCGGTTTCGACTTTTCAGCCCTGCTGGACCCCGACAACCGCCAGCTGATGGTGCCCAGTGCCTGTGGCCAGGCCAGGGCACTGCTGGTGCGCAATGCCGATGTGCCGGTGTACGTGGCCTATGGGCAGGCCCAGCTGGGTGTGGTGGGCTACGACGTGATCCGCGAGCACCAGTTGCCGGTGGCCCAGTTGCTGGATCTCGGCTTCGGCAGCTGCCGCATGAGCGTGGCCGTCAAGGCCAGCAGCGGCTACCGGCGGGCGACTGACCTGCCTGCCCACTGCCGGGTGGCAAGCAAGTTCACCGGCTGCGCCCAGGCCTTTTTCAATGCTCTGGACCTACCTGTGGAGCTGATCCATCTGGCCGGCTCGGTGGAGCTGGGGCCGATCACCGGCATGAGTGAGGCGATCGTGGACCTGGTAGCCACCGGCCGCACCCTGGAAGAAAACGGCCTGGTTGCCATCGAGGATCTTTTTCTGAGCACCGCCCGGCTGGTGGGTCACCCCCTGGCCCTGCGGCTCGACGACGGTTCACTTCAGAGGACAGTCGATCGCCTCGGGGTAGCCGTGCCCCAGCGGGGCCGCTGA
- a CDS encoding ABC transporter ATP-binding protein — translation MPIASTLTQLLPAELPLREHVQLRGLWHRYANAAPGEWTLEGIDLALHQGELVGLLGPSGCGKTTLLRLIAGFERPERGSVLIDGRLVAGEGRWLEPERRGVGMVFQDYALFPHLNAWQNTCFGLGRGQDTSRASWLLELLGLKGLERRYPHELSGGQRQRLALARALAPGPSVVLLDEPFSNLDVEVRLRLRSELPAVLSRCGASGLIVTHDPEEALAICDRVAVLRQGVLHQCASPRQLVQQPATAFVGRFVLQGNLLPAQRKGNRIETPLGSLDCLAAPPADDANAAPPNPPSPADSEPLEVLVSPDGIELQLDPQGEAWLQGREFLGREWLYQVQLGELKLRLRLPLEAEYGRGQRCQLQLRPGTPAMLFPSRQPLQALG, via the coding sequence TTGCCAATCGCCAGCACCCTTACCCAGCTATTGCCTGCCGAGTTGCCGCTGCGCGAGCACGTTCAGCTCAGGGGCCTCTGGCACCGTTACGCCAACGCCGCGCCAGGCGAATGGACCCTGGAAGGAATCGATCTGGCCCTGCACCAGGGCGAGCTGGTGGGGCTCCTCGGCCCCTCCGGCTGCGGCAAAACCACCCTGCTGCGCCTGATCGCCGGCTTTGAGCGGCCCGAGCGGGGCTCGGTGTTGATCGACGGACGCCTGGTGGCCGGCGAGGGCCGCTGGCTGGAACCAGAACGCCGGGGCGTGGGCATGGTGTTCCAGGACTACGCCCTGTTCCCCCACCTCAATGCCTGGCAAAACACCTGCTTCGGGCTGGGGAGGGGACAGGACACCAGTCGGGCAAGCTGGTTGCTGGAGCTGCTCGGGCTGAAGGGCCTCGAACGCCGTTACCCCCATGAACTCTCAGGCGGCCAGCGCCAGCGCCTCGCCCTGGCCCGGGCCCTGGCCCCCGGCCCCTCGGTAGTACTGCTGGATGAACCCTTCTCCAACCTCGATGTGGAGGTCCGCCTGCGCCTGCGCAGCGAGCTGCCGGCGGTCCTCTCCCGCTGCGGCGCCAGCGGCCTGATCGTCACCCACGACCCCGAGGAGGCCCTGGCAATCTGCGACCGGGTAGCTGTTTTGCGGCAGGGGGTGCTGCACCAGTGCGCCAGCCCGCGCCAGTTAGTGCAGCAGCCCGCCACCGCCTTTGTGGGACGCTTCGTTTTGCAGGGCAACCTGTTGCCAGCCCAACGCAAGGGCAACCGGATCGAAACCCCGCTCGGCAGCCTGGACTGCCTAGCAGCTCCGCCTGCCGACGATGCCAACGCTGCCCCACCTAACCCCCCGAGCCCAGCCGACAGCGAGCCCCTGGAGGTGCTGGTGAGCCCGGATGGGATCGAGCTCCAGCTTGATCCCCAGGGGGAAGCCTGGCTCCAGGGCCGGGAATTTCTGGGTCGGGAGTGGCTCTACCAGGTGCAGCTGGGCGAACTCAAGTTGCGACTGCGCCTACCACTGGAAGCCGAATACGGCCGGGGTCAGCGCTGCCAGCTGCAGCTGCGGCCCGGAACCCCGGCGATGCTCTTCCCATCCCGCCAACCACTCCAAGCCCTGGGCTGA